The following coding sequences lie in one Deinococcus sp. JMULE3 genomic window:
- a CDS encoding acyltransferase yields the protein MTAVQNFAAPSERQPSADLPHFFDYCPWRFRAWATDAERAAQAAHQATLTGSGARIGPDCFVSPLAGVYPRALVLGARSYVAAYAYVTDEVTTGDDCTLNPYAVVRGRVRMGSGVRIGAHASIIGFNHGFADPHTPVFQQAETVRGIEIGDDVWIGSSVTILDGVRVGSHTILAAGAVVTRDVPDYAVVGGSPARILKSRLGEPTPDSPPASAPPARPPPPRRTRTT from the coding sequence GTGACGGCCGTCCAGAACTTCGCAGCGCCGTCGGAACGCCAGCCGTCGGCGGACCTGCCGCACTTCTTCGATTACTGCCCGTGGCGGTTCCGGGCCTGGGCCACCGACGCCGAGCGGGCCGCGCAGGCCGCCCACCAGGCGACCCTGACCGGCAGCGGCGCCCGCATCGGCCCGGACTGTTTCGTGTCGCCGCTGGCCGGGGTGTACCCGCGCGCGCTGGTGCTGGGCGCGCGGTCGTACGTCGCCGCGTACGCCTACGTGACCGACGAGGTCACGACCGGCGACGACTGCACCCTGAACCCCTACGCGGTCGTGCGCGGCCGGGTCCGGATGGGCAGCGGCGTGCGGATCGGCGCGCACGCCTCGATCATCGGGTTCAACCACGGGTTCGCGGACCCGCATACCCCGGTGTTCCAGCAGGCCGAAACGGTGCGCGGCATCGAGATCGGGGACGACGTGTGGATCGGTTCGAGCGTCACGATCCTCGACGGCGTGCGCGTCGGCAGTCACACCATCCTCGCGGCGGGCGCCGTCGTCACGCGTGACGTGCCGGACTACGCCGTGGTGGGCGGCAGCCCGGCGCGCATCCTGAAGAGTCGCCTGGGCGAACCCACCCCCGACAGTCCGCCAGCCAGCGCCCCGCCCGCGCGGCCCCCTCCGCCGCGCCGGACCCGCACGACCTGA
- a CDS encoding tetratricopeptide repeat protein: protein MPDPFAPLQQAHTHWADSQVSAALQVLDECREQSTPTYWGEWHRLRGLCLQSLGDYPAAETSFRTGLTTSSLSQRGRLHLSYAALLEYRRRPEEALEHHFTAEHLTRKTRDAESHVTGTYNLSSVLLQLGRFTEAGQTLDAALTTTGSGSARSLLHAGRSVVALTAGQTDLATQRARLARHTATQPVYALRAQQILTTTLTVTGHPDAHAALRDLWALPITRADPAARAAAEILQGILDENPDHLSQDRPAAHPAWQARALLHRTRWTDAAQAATLAQAAHHLQQRHEEALFHLSHPDVHAALVTAGVPLRGAGPRQTTTVTVTIRGELRLAINGVPINTRLTAPTAALLAALISDSPQTTSALCHDVLATTDSQAPARAAERVRLLIGDRAAITLTGTGDAARWTLHPHYTWEISQNRGQPLGGLPSPYTQRLELTGT, encoded by the coding sequence GTGCCCGACCCGTTCGCACCACTCCAGCAGGCCCACACCCACTGGGCCGACAGCCAGGTGAGCGCCGCGCTACAGGTCCTCGACGAATGCCGGGAACAGTCCACACCCACCTACTGGGGTGAATGGCACCGCCTGCGCGGCCTGTGCCTGCAGTCCCTCGGCGACTACCCGGCCGCCGAAACCTCCTTCAGGACCGGCCTCACCACCAGCAGCCTCAGCCAGCGCGGCCGCCTGCACCTCTCCTACGCCGCCCTGCTCGAATACCGCCGCAGACCCGAAGAGGCCCTCGAACACCACTTCACGGCCGAACACCTCACCCGCAAGACACGCGACGCGGAATCCCACGTGACCGGCACCTACAACCTCAGTTCCGTCCTCCTGCAACTGGGACGCTTCACCGAGGCCGGACAGACCCTCGACGCCGCCCTGACCACCACCGGCAGCGGGTCCGCACGCAGCCTGCTGCACGCCGGACGCAGCGTCGTCGCCCTCACCGCCGGGCAGACCGACCTCGCCACGCAACGCGCGCGACTCGCGCGGCACACGGCCACGCAACCCGTCTACGCCCTGCGCGCCCAGCAGATCCTCACCACCACCCTGACCGTCACGGGCCACCCGGATGCCCACGCGGCCCTGCGTGACCTGTGGGCGCTGCCCATCACGCGCGCGGATCCCGCCGCGCGCGCGGCCGCCGAGATCCTGCAGGGCATCCTCGACGAGAATCCCGACCACCTGAGTCAGGACCGCCCGGCCGCGCACCCGGCCTGGCAGGCGCGGGCCCTGCTGCACCGGACCCGCTGGACCGACGCCGCCCAGGCCGCCACGCTCGCCCAGGCCGCACACCACCTGCAGCAGCGGCACGAGGAAGCCCTGTTCCACCTCAGCCATCCGGACGTCCACGCGGCGCTCGTCACGGCCGGCGTTCCCCTGCGCGGGGCCGGGCCGAGACAGACGACGACCGTCACCGTCACCATCCGCGGTGAGCTGCGCCTCGCCATCAACGGCGTCCCCATCAACACGCGCCTGACCGCCCCGACCGCCGCGCTCCTCGCGGCCCTCATCAGTGACAGTCCGCAGACCACCTCGGCACTCTGCCACGACGTCCTGGCCACCACGGACTCCCAGGCGCCCGCCCGCGCCGCCGAACGCGTCCGCCTGCTGATCGGCGACCGGGCCGCCATCACCCTGACCGGAACAGGCGACGCGGCCCGCTGGACACTCCACCCGCACTACACCTGGGAGATCAGCCAGAACCGGGGACAACCCCTCGGTGGACTTCCCTCACCCTACACGCAACGCCTCGAACTGACGGGGACGTGA
- a CDS encoding transposase, whose product MKNRQFSEDQIIKLLQDAKKGEKSVEDLCRDFGCSPASFYAWKKKYGDTAPDEAKRLRRLEKENARLLKIVGQQRLEIDAMKDVIQKKR is encoded by the coding sequence ATGAAAAACCGGCAGTTCAGCGAAGATCAGATCATCAAACTGCTCCAGGACGCCAAAAAGGGCGAGAAGTCAGTCGAGGACCTGTGCCGTGACTTCGGCTGCAGTCCGGCGTCCTTTTACGCCTGGAAGAAGAAATACGGCGATACGGCGCCCGACGAAGCCAAACGGCTTCGTCGTCTGGAGAAGGAGAACGCCCGCCTCCTGAAAATTGTTGGGCAGCAGCGCCTGGAAATCGATGCCATGAAGGACGTGATCCAGAAAAAGCGGTGA
- a CDS encoding IS3 family transposase: protein MTPAERRAAARQLVAAQVKPERACLLVGIPRSTWYYRPKPRHDGDLRQHIRELALVHPRRGYRFIHALLVQEGHRINRKKVRRIWREEHLTVNTRCRKKIRTGAGVPMQAAYPDHVWTYDFLFDQTLEGTTLKILTLTDEFTRQSLALRVAESFTSMDVKDVLHEVIAKRGAPGFIRSDNGPEFIARDLGIWLAVQDVGTRFIQPGKPWQNGFAESFHSRLREECLNLEVFYSARHAGVVLDSYRNFYNARRPHSSLGYRTPDDFAQQARGRPAAPLCGQGTANVDVRPSPG, encoded by the coding sequence GTGACGCCCGCCGAGAGACGGGCGGCAGCGAGGCAACTCGTCGCCGCCCAGGTCAAGCCCGAACGGGCTTGCCTCCTGGTGGGCATTCCCAGATCCACCTGGTACTACCGTCCGAAGCCGCGTCACGATGGGGATCTCCGGCAGCACATTCGCGAACTGGCCCTTGTGCATCCTCGACGCGGGTACCGGTTCATTCACGCGCTGCTCGTCCAGGAGGGACATCGCATCAACCGGAAGAAGGTCCGGCGCATCTGGCGGGAAGAGCACCTGACGGTCAATACCAGATGCCGGAAGAAGATCCGCACGGGAGCGGGTGTTCCCATGCAGGCTGCGTACCCCGACCACGTGTGGACGTATGACTTCCTCTTCGATCAGACCCTGGAGGGGACGACATTGAAGATCCTGACGCTGACTGATGAGTTCACCCGTCAGTCCCTGGCGTTGCGGGTGGCGGAGTCCTTCACGTCCATGGACGTGAAGGACGTCCTGCACGAGGTCATTGCCAAGCGTGGCGCGCCAGGATTCATCCGCAGCGACAACGGCCCGGAGTTCATCGCCCGCGACCTGGGGATCTGGCTGGCGGTTCAGGACGTTGGCACTCGGTTCATTCAGCCAGGGAAACCGTGGCAGAACGGCTTCGCTGAGAGTTTCCACTCTCGGTTGCGGGAGGAATGTCTGAATCTGGAGGTGTTCTACTCGGCGCGGCACGCCGGTGTCGTCCTGGACAGCTATCGCAACTTTTACAACGCCAGAAGACCGCATTCCTCGCTGGGCTACCGAACCCCTGACGATTTTGCTCAGCAGGCCAGGGGGCGGCCTGCCGCCCCCCTTTGCGGACAGGGCACCGCAAATGTGGACGTCAGACCGTCCCCTGGGTAA
- a CDS encoding SOS response-associated peptidase family protein, translating to MPILVEQFHPDAWAQLTRTFPCVSAQRRAPEVHPGEPLEFLLLDHLGWTSQVGRWGLRPAGPASALSALQAPVEILGAHRTFRDLLASGRCVIPLAAYWDAPTGTPDLPVRALVGPREPAPLYAAGVYQQEWTPRGLQFACAVVTRPAGPGLAGMFARMPALLREEDLTVWMTAAPRDARVLARDGQRRRGGPHRVERARHGCRHARFRRAVTVRGR from the coding sequence ATGCCCATCCTCGTCGAGCAGTTCCACCCGGACGCCTGGGCGCAGCTCACGCGGACATTCCCCTGTGTCAGTGCCCAGCGCCGGGCGCCTGAGGTGCACCCGGGCGAGCCCCTGGAGTTCCTGCTGCTCGACCACCTGGGCTGGACCTCACAGGTGGGCCGCTGGGGGCTGCGCCCGGCAGGTCCGGCGTCGGCCCTGAGCGCCCTGCAGGCGCCCGTGGAGATCCTCGGGGCGCACCGGACGTTCCGTGACCTGCTGGCGTCGGGACGCTGCGTGATTCCCCTGGCGGCCTACTGGGACGCCCCGACGGGCACCCCGGACCTGCCGGTGCGGGCCCTGGTGGGTCCACGCGAACCGGCGCCGCTGTACGCGGCGGGCGTCTACCAGCAGGAGTGGACGCCGCGGGGCCTGCAGTTCGCGTGCGCGGTCGTGACGCGGCCTGCCGGGCCGGGCCTGGCGGGGATGTTCGCGCGGATGCCGGCCCTGCTGCGTGAGGAGGACCTGACGGTGTGGATGACGGCCGCGCCGCGTGACGCGCGGGTGCTCGCGCGGGACGGACAGCGCCGCCGGGGAGGACCTCACCGTGTCGAACGCGCGCGTCATGGGTGTCGTCACGCGCGGTTTCGCCGGGCAGTGACCGTCAGGGGGCGCTGA
- a CDS encoding response regulator gives MPLHEVHALSILLVDDNPTDCELAGEAFAATGQAVRLYVLHDSAEVLPWLRDHGVAGLLPDVVVLDLNMPGLNGLDLLGAIRAAPEFRYLPVVILSSSAHPDDVDRAYDLIVTSYLIKHPSFTEFIAQIEDFVRYWQRSRFRTPPVLTT, from the coding sequence ATGCCGCTTCACGAGGTTCATGCCCTGTCGATCCTGCTGGTGGACGACAACCCGACCGACTGCGAACTGGCCGGGGAAGCGTTCGCGGCGACCGGGCAGGCCGTACGCCTGTACGTCCTGCACGACAGCGCGGAGGTCCTGCCGTGGCTGCGGGACCACGGCGTGGCGGGACTCCTGCCGGACGTGGTCGTGCTCGACCTGAACATGCCGGGCCTGAATGGCCTGGACCTGCTGGGCGCGATCCGCGCCGCGCCGGAATTCCGGTACCTGCCCGTGGTGATCCTCTCGTCGTCCGCGCATCCGGATGACGTGGACCGCGCGTACGACCTGATCGTCACGTCGTACCTGATCAAACACCCGTCCTTCACGGAGTTCATCGCGCAGATCGAGGATTTCGTGCGGTACTGGCAGCGCAGCCGCTTCCGCACGCCCCCCGTCCTGACGACCTGA
- a CDS encoding helix-turn-helix transcriptional regulator, protein MDFDGTAAVFKALGDVHRLRALHFLATADAGCCSTGQGVCTCDVQERLGLSQPTTSHHMKILVEAGLVTTEKRGKWTYYTLSAEGLHLARTAISALLTAVPQTRKEAI, encoded by the coding sequence ATGGATTTCGATGGAACGGCCGCCGTCTTCAAAGCGCTGGGTGACGTGCACCGCCTCAGGGCCCTGCACTTCCTCGCCACCGCCGACGCCGGCTGCTGCTCCACCGGGCAGGGCGTCTGCACCTGCGACGTCCAGGAACGGCTCGGGCTCAGCCAGCCCACCACCAGCCACCACATGAAGATCCTCGTCGAAGCGGGTCTGGTCACGACTGAAAAGCGCGGCAAATGGACGTACTACACCCTCAGCGCCGAGGGCCTGCACCTCGCCCGCACCGCCATCAGCGCCCTGCTGACCGCCGTGCCCCAGACCCGCAAGGAGGCCATATGA
- a CDS encoding DUF6428 family protein: protein MTQTAPIPGLSEHTTTDTLITALRTLPQQPLQFHLHGELLVPAGYHVTEVKAVTIDAMDCGGKANAWRETVIQLMDGSAEDAKTGFMTNRKFLAIYDRVAQHIPVRAEAEVRFEYGNASTPALQYHVTHIDIQPEQITVHLRTPGVQCKAGDACATPPDAASNGCEPATGCCAPQAPITLR, encoded by the coding sequence ATGACCCAGACCGCCCCCATCCCCGGCCTCAGCGAGCACACCACCACCGACACCCTGATCACCGCCCTGCGCACCCTCCCCCAGCAGCCCCTCCAGTTCCACCTGCACGGCGAGCTTCTCGTCCCGGCGGGCTACCACGTCACCGAGGTCAAGGCCGTCACCATCGACGCCATGGACTGCGGGGGCAAGGCCAATGCCTGGCGCGAGACCGTCATTCAGCTGATGGACGGCAGTGCCGAAGACGCGAAAACCGGCTTCATGACCAACCGCAAGTTCCTGGCCATCTACGACCGCGTCGCCCAGCACATCCCGGTCCGCGCGGAAGCTGAAGTCCGCTTCGAGTACGGGAATGCCAGTACCCCGGCCCTGCAGTACCACGTCACCCACATCGACATTCAACCCGAGCAGATCACCGTGCACCTGCGCACACCCGGCGTGCAGTGCAAAGCCGGGGACGCCTGCGCAACCCCGCCGGACGCGGCCAGTAACGGCTGCGAGCCCGCCACCGGCTGCTGCGCCCCCCAGGCGCCCATCACCCTCCGCTGA
- a CDS encoding WD40 repeat domain-containing protein has translation MRVLFPLLLGLSLAAPSPVPPLHPAGQVDVGAPAQSVALSDDGRTLVVGTARDVQRLDPRTLRPLGVLPGSDGGGWGATFSRAGRLAAAGMSRGVTVWDDLRRPPRTLDSPGGRVFALAWHPDGQRLALGDAGGYWQVTPDGPRGRLRGDVMAAAWSLDGRTLHLSTGQEDSATYALDAGTGRVRWRQQNVPATHTRRAYYGLDEVNGLSLSPDGRTLASAHQDGRILLRDAATGRLRRTLSGGEDTRWAAFTPDAQVVAVGETGRVNAWTATGQPAGQAQVSGELWHVLVLPDGRALTAGADGTVRAWTLPTQVR, from the coding sequence ATGCGCGTCCTGTTCCCGCTGCTGCTCGGCCTGAGTCTCGCTGCCCCTTCCCCGGTACCCCCCTTGCACCCGGCCGGGCAGGTGGACGTCGGCGCGCCCGCCCAGAGTGTCGCCCTGAGCGACGATGGCCGCACCCTCGTGGTCGGCACGGCCCGCGACGTGCAGCGCCTCGACCCCAGGACACTGCGTCCCCTGGGCGTCCTGCCCGGCAGTGACGGCGGCGGGTGGGGCGCGACCTTCAGCCGCGCGGGCCGACTGGCTGCCGCCGGCATGAGCCGCGGCGTGACCGTCTGGGACGACCTGCGCCGCCCACCTCGCACGCTCGACTCGCCCGGCGGGCGCGTGTTCGCCCTCGCGTGGCACCCGGACGGCCAGCGGCTCGCGCTGGGCGACGCGGGCGGGTACTGGCAGGTCACGCCCGACGGGCCGCGCGGCCGGCTGCGCGGCGACGTCATGGCCGCCGCCTGGAGTCTGGACGGCCGGACGCTGCACCTCAGCACCGGGCAGGAGGACAGCGCCACCTACGCGCTGGACGCTGGCACGGGCCGGGTCCGCTGGCGGCAGCAGAACGTGCCCGCCACGCACACCCGCCGCGCCTACTACGGCCTGGACGAGGTGAACGGCCTGAGCCTCTCCCCCGACGGGCGCACCCTGGCCAGCGCGCATCAGGACGGGCGGATCCTGCTGCGTGACGCCGCGACCGGCCGCCTGCGCCGCACCCTGAGTGGCGGCGAGGACACCCGCTGGGCGGCCTTCACGCCGGACGCGCAGGTCGTCGCGGTGGGCGAAACGGGCCGCGTGAACGCCTGGACGGCCACCGGGCAGCCCGCCGGGCAGGCGCAGGTCAGTGGGGAGCTCTGGCATGTCCTCGTCCTGCCGGACGGACGGGCACTGACGGCCGGGGCGGACGGCACCGTGCGCGCCTGGACGCTGCCCACCCAGGTCCGCTGA
- a CDS encoding Lrp/AsnC family transcriptional regulator, with product MIVLDSALAARLLTDPDTRRILAAFQGDGQVIADAARALNLPLETVRYRARRAVQAGVLVAAGRRTRRGRTQAVYRLPLPVFVPGLQVPGGPDTLLHPDEDAFLAQVRRVRAALLAGGGWGLRVTAGTPDLVAELARPEQRGATMDDLRDLQAPAVVDVSSTLTLSAEDAKALQAELLDVYARYAARQRPGAAHLLGLTLYPASP from the coding sequence GTGATCGTCCTCGACTCTGCCCTGGCTGCCCGGCTGCTCACCGACCCGGACACGCGGCGCATCCTGGCGGCCTTCCAGGGGGACGGGCAGGTGATCGCCGACGCGGCCCGCGCGCTGAACCTGCCGCTGGAGACCGTGCGGTACCGCGCGCGGCGCGCCGTGCAGGCCGGCGTGCTGGTCGCGGCGGGTCGGCGCACGCGGCGCGGGCGGACGCAGGCGGTATACCGACTGCCGCTGCCGGTGTTCGTGCCGGGCCTGCAGGTGCCGGGCGGGCCGGATACCCTGCTGCATCCGGATGAGGACGCCTTCCTGGCGCAGGTGCGGCGCGTGAGGGCCGCGCTGCTCGCCGGGGGCGGGTGGGGCCTGCGCGTCACGGCGGGCACGCCGGATCTGGTGGCCGAACTGGCCCGGCCGGAGCAGCGCGGCGCGACCATGGACGACCTGCGGGACCTGCAAGCCCCGGCGGTGGTGGACGTCAGCAGTACCCTGACGCTGAGTGCCGAGGACGCCAAGGCGCTGCAGGCCGAACTGCTGGACGTCTACGCCCGCTACGCGGCCCGGCAGCGGCCCGGCGCGGCGCACCTGCTGGGCCTCACGCTGTACCCGGCGTCCCCGTGA
- a CDS encoding TetR/AcrR family transcriptional regulator yields the protein MGRPPNPQARAALLDNAVTYVLRHGLSDLSLRPLATALGVSPRLLLYHFTSKEHLITEVLTRIFHQQTQLFTAPAPHLSPTQRLDALWAQLSSPHMTPFLRSLFEVELRAIDGHAHYAHFATDALQGWLHMAAAHLVNAPEPVARVLLSSLTGLLIVRFATGDEEGANAGYEALKQLLLDAGHL from the coding sequence ATGGGACGACCACCAAACCCCCAAGCCAGAGCGGCTCTTCTGGACAACGCGGTCACTTATGTTCTGCGACACGGCTTGAGCGACCTCAGCCTGCGGCCCCTCGCGACCGCCCTCGGCGTGAGCCCGAGACTTCTGCTCTACCACTTCACCAGCAAAGAACACCTCATCACCGAAGTCCTCACCCGCATTTTCCACCAGCAGACCCAGCTGTTCACTGCCCCCGCACCACACCTCTCCCCAACCCAACGACTCGACGCGCTCTGGGCTCAACTGTCCAGCCCCCACATGACACCGTTCCTGCGCAGCCTGTTCGAAGTCGAATTGCGCGCCATCGACGGACACGCCCACTACGCGCACTTCGCCACTGACGCGCTGCAGGGCTGGCTTCACATGGCTGCCGCGCACCTGGTCAACGCCCCGGAACCCGTCGCCCGCGTGCTGCTCAGCAGCCTGACCGGACTGCTGATCGTCCGGTTCGCGACCGGCGACGAAGAGGGGGCCAACGCCGGATACGAGGCATTGAAACAACTGCTGCTGGACGCGGGGCACCTCTGA
- a CDS encoding HAMP domain-containing sensor histidine kinase: MTLRWRLTLMYAALLAASLLIAGTLSYQGVKQTLYGTLDATLRAEAVTAADVEAKPELEPDPAVAAVLDQINNQNPVRITIFHEDGRLRDRGPSRVGFAPVPGARTAAHERVYTLPIPGGWVQASQSNAELIASLRVTLWQHLLLLPGVLIVSVITGYALAHRALRPVDEVTAVARRVARSGQPGERVPVAPGTDELARLTWTINDMLTQLDLQLAHERLFAHASAHELRTPISVVRAAASLALEHDRAPAEYREALRQIHAVSEDMSDLTDRLMALARSARPHRLEPVNLADVVLMVTELHAAEAHARRVHLSVTASDAAVTGDLGALVLAAGNLVQNAVRHAPSGSAVEIRSGTGALGAHLTVQDSGPGIPASEVARLLRPFERGQGSPGGAGLGLALVQAVVQAHGGQLSFDRPPGGGLRACVALPRA; the protein is encoded by the coding sequence GTGACGCTCCGCTGGCGCCTCACGCTGATGTACGCCGCGCTGCTGGCCGCGTCCCTGCTCATCGCCGGGACACTCAGCTACCAGGGCGTGAAACAGACCCTGTACGGCACCCTGGACGCCACGCTGCGCGCCGAGGCCGTCACCGCCGCGGACGTCGAGGCCAAGCCGGAACTGGAACCCGACCCGGCCGTGGCGGCAGTGCTCGATCAAATCAACAACCAGAACCCGGTGCGGATCACGATCTTTCACGAGGACGGCCGCCTGCGCGACCGCGGCCCTTCCAGGGTCGGTTTTGCCCCCGTGCCCGGCGCGCGGACCGCCGCGCACGAACGGGTGTACACGCTGCCCATCCCCGGCGGGTGGGTGCAGGCCAGTCAGTCCAACGCGGAGCTGATCGCCTCGCTGCGCGTCACCCTCTGGCAGCACCTGCTGCTGCTGCCCGGCGTGCTGATCGTGTCCGTCATCACCGGGTACGCCCTCGCGCACCGCGCGCTGCGCCCGGTGGACGAGGTCACGGCCGTCGCCCGGCGCGTCGCCCGCAGCGGCCAGCCCGGCGAACGCGTCCCGGTCGCGCCCGGCACCGACGAACTCGCCCGGCTCACCTGGACCATCAACGACATGCTCACGCAGCTCGACCTCCAGCTCGCCCACGAGCGCCTCTTCGCGCACGCCAGCGCCCACGAACTCCGCACGCCCATCAGCGTCGTCCGCGCCGCCGCCAGCCTCGCCCTGGAACACGACCGCGCGCCCGCCGAGTACCGCGAGGCCCTCCGCCAGATCCACGCGGTCAGCGAGGACATGAGCGACCTCACCGACCGCCTGATGGCCCTGGCCCGCTCCGCCCGCCCCCACCGGCTCGAACCGGTGAACCTCGCGGACGTCGTCCTGATGGTCACCGAACTCCACGCCGCCGAGGCGCACGCCCGGCGCGTCCACCTGAGCGTCACCGCGTCGGACGCCGCCGTCACCGGCGACCTCGGCGCCCTGGTCCTCGCCGCCGGGAACCTCGTGCAGAACGCCGTCCGGCACGCCCCGAGCGGCAGCGCCGTCGAGATCCGCAGCGGCACCGGCGCGCTGGGCGCCCACCTGACCGTCCAGGACAGCGGTCCCGGCATTCCCGCCTCTGAGGTCGCCCGGCTGCTGCGACCCTTCGAGCGCGGCCAGGGCAGCCCCGGCGGCGCCGGACTCGGCCTGGCCCTCGTGCAGGCGGTCGTGCAGGCCCACGGCGGCCAGCTCAGCTTCGACCGGCCCCCCGGCGGCGGCCTGCGCGCCTGCGTGGCACTCCCCCGCGCATGA
- a CDS encoding helix-turn-helix domain-containing protein, protein MSGPRGPVPLTPREYDLLEGFALHPERAYAREDLLSRVWASQPDVESRVVDVYVGNLRRKLGDGVIVTVRRHGYRLGDLP, encoded by the coding sequence GTGAGTGGCCCGCGCGGGCCGGTGCCCCTCACGCCCCGCGAGTACGACCTGCTCGAGGGCTTCGCGCTGCACCCGGAGCGCGCCTACGCCCGCGAGGACCTCCTGTCGCGCGTCTGGGCGTCCCAGCCGGACGTCGAGAGCCGCGTCGTGGACGTGTACGTCGGGAACCTCCGCCGCAAGCTGGGCGACGGCGTCATCGTGACCGTGCGCCGCCATGGCTACCGCCTCGGAGACCTGCCGTGA
- a CDS encoding YafY family protein — MTATLHAPTVTSEDTPRSWQKSQRLTALLAELQARPQTTAQLAATFGVGQRSVQRDLEALRQMGHAVHEETPGTYVIPRNGTLLRPAEVLAAYTALRLAHHHSPALGGHYRRALHTLSLALPEQVRHTLNASLRGGGGTLFTDRQMELIASAWLDSQVLRFDHRESNGVLRTGVDLCVYFVEISRTSLAPFVIGLNRATGTVETYKLSRMTNLCLLGERYEADPTFDPQAYLSDAWGVIGSLGGVTVTVRFDPDAAYRVLEGGFPQSTLIRGDGFVDIEFHAGVDETGLPRELLPFLLSWGARAEVLSPPEVRRAWLAELRDALSRFGD; from the coding sequence ATGACCGCGACGCTGCACGCCCCGACCGTCACCTCCGAAGACACGCCTCGCAGCTGGCAGAAATCACAGCGTCTGACCGCGCTGCTGGCCGAACTGCAGGCCCGGCCGCAGACCACCGCGCAGCTCGCCGCGACGTTCGGCGTCGGGCAGCGCAGCGTGCAGCGCGACCTCGAGGCGCTGCGGCAGATGGGGCACGCCGTGCACGAGGAGACCCCCGGCACGTACGTCATTCCCCGCAACGGGACCCTGCTGCGCCCCGCCGAGGTGCTCGCCGCGTATACCGCGCTGCGCCTCGCGCATCATCACTCGCCCGCACTGGGCGGCCACTACCGCCGCGCGCTGCACACGCTGTCCCTCGCGCTGCCCGAACAGGTCCGGCACACCCTGAACGCCAGCCTGCGCGGCGGGGGCGGCACCCTGTTCACGGACCGGCAGATGGAACTGATCGCCAGCGCCTGGCTCGACTCGCAGGTGCTGCGCTTCGATCACCGCGAGTCGAACGGCGTCCTGCGGACCGGCGTGGACCTCTGCGTGTACTTCGTGGAGATCAGCCGCACGAGCCTCGCGCCGTTCGTGATCGGACTGAACCGCGCGACCGGCACCGTGGAAACATACAAACTGTCACGCATGACGAACCTGTGCCTGCTCGGCGAACGGTACGAGGCCGACCCCACGTTCGACCCGCAGGCGTACCTGTCCGACGCGTGGGGCGTCATCGGCAGCCTGGGCGGCGTGACCGTCACCGTGCGCTTTGACCCCGACGCGGCGTACCGGGTGCTGGAGGGCGGCTTCCCGCAGTCCACCCTGATCCGCGGGGACGGGTTCGTGGACATCGAGTTCCACGCCGGTGTGGACGAGACGGGACTGCCGCGGGAACTGCTGCCGTTCCTGCTCAGCTGGGGCGCGCGGGCCGAGGTCCTGTCGCCCCCCGAGGTGCGCCGCGCGTGGCTGGCCGAACTGCGCGACGCCCTCAGCCGCTTCGGTGACTGA